From the Thermosynechococcus sp. genome, the window GACCTGTGTTTTTGGTAAACAGTCGCCTGGGCCTCTTCACTGCGACCACCTTGCGGTGGCACCCCTTCTCCCGAAGTTACGGGGCCATTTTGCCGAGTTCCTTAGAGAGAGTTATCTCGCGCCCCTTGGTATACTCTACCCCCCCACCTGTGTCGGTTTCGGGTACGGGTATCTTGGCTTAACGTGCTTAGAGCTTTTCTTGGAAGCATGACATCAATCACTTCCCCACCGTAGTGGGTCGTACTCCTGCCTCAGCTCAGAGCGTTTTCACCGCTCCTCAACACCTCGGACAGTTGAACCGGTAACCAACATCCGGCTGATCTAGCCTTCTTCGTCCCTCTGCACAAACCAAGATGAGTACTGGAATATTGACCAGTTGTCCATCGACTACGCCTTTCGGCCTCGCCTTAGGTCCCGACTAACCCTTCGCGGACGAGCCTTCCGAAGGAACCCTTGGGGTTTCGGGGCATTGGATTCTCACCAATGTTTTCGCTACTCAAGCCGACATTCTCACTTCTGCTTCGTCCACACCTGCTTACGCTAGTGCTTCAAACTAATGCAGAACGCTCCCCTACCACTTACGTAGTAAGTCCACAGCTTCGGTACATCACTTAGTCCCGTTCATTTTCGGCGCAGGAACGCTTGACCAGTGAGCTATTACGCACTCTTTTAAGGATGGCTGCTTCTAGGCAAACCTCCTGGTTGTCTGAGCATCCCCACCTCCTTTGCCACTTAGTGATGATTTAGGGACCTTAGCTGGTGGTCTGGGCTGTTTCCCTCTCGACGATGAAGCTTATCCCCCACCGTCTGACTGGCTGTGTGTACACAGGGTATTCAGAGTTTGACTCGATTTGGTACCGCTCTCGCAGCCCGCACCGAATCAGTGCTTTACCCCCCTGCTATAGTCACAACCGCTATGCCTCAACATATTTCGGGGAGAACCAGCTAGCTCCGGGTTCGATTGGCATTTCACCCCTAACCACAGCTCATCCGCCGATTTTTCAACATCGGTCGGTGCGAACCTCCACTTGGTGTTACCCAAGCTTCATTCTGGCCATGGTTAGATCACCCGGGTTCGGGTCTATAGATACTGACAAACGCCCTATTCAGACTCGCTTTCGCTATGGCTTCGGCATTCTTGCCTTAACCTGCCAGTACCTATAAGTCGCCGGCTCATTCTTCAACAGGCACGCCGTCACTCGTTAAATCGAGCTTCGACTGCTTGTAAGCCTACGGTTTCATGTTCTATTTCACTCCCCTTCCGGGGTTCTTTTCACCTTTCCCTCGCGGTACTATGCGCTATCGGTCACACAGGAGTATTTAGCCTTACGAGGTGGTCCTCGCAGATTCATCCGGAATTCCACGTGCTCCGGACTACTCGGGATACAGCTAGGATTGTTAAGCTTTCGACTACAGGACTTTCACCTTCTCTGGTGTAGCATTCCACTACTTCGTCTAGCCGCCCAATTCCACGTTGCTGTCCCACGACCCCAACAGGCAAGCCCGTTGGTTTAGGCTGTTCCCCTTTCGCTCGCCGCTACTAAGGGAATCGAGTTTTCTTTCTTTTCCTCTGGCTACTAAGATGTTTCAGTTCGCCAGGTTCGCCCTCTAACGTTATGGATTGGCGTTAGAGTTATTGGGTTACCCCATTCGGAAACCTCCGGATCAACGCTTGTTTCCAGCTCCCCGAAGCGTATCGTCGGTATCCACGTCCTTCATCGCCTCTGTGTGCCTAGGTATCCACCGTAGGCTCTTTGTAGCTTGACCACAGTCAACATTGGTGTCTGTGTTTCTAGACAGAACACTGAATTGTTCTATCTAGAGTAACTACCTGACTAATCACTATTCAGTTTTCAAGGTTCTGTTGCTAAAGTTTCGCTGAGCAGACACGTCAACCGTTGATGGGATGACGTGGAGGTAAGCGGACTCGAACCGCTGACCCCCTGCGTGCAAAGCAGGTGCTCTACCAACTGAGCTATACCCCCAGGCATGTGATATGGGCCATCCTGGACTCGAACCAGGGACCTCACCCTTATCAGGGGTGCGCTCTAACCACCTGAGCTAATAGCCCATGCCTGTCTGCTTAACCTAGCAGAGTCTGAAAGCCAGGGTTAACCTCGTGCTTAGACCGCATTGAATCTGTTCTAATAAGGTGACGTTGCAACCTGAACAGATTGGGTCTCCTTAAAAGGAGGTGATCCAGCCACACCTTCCGGTACGGCTACCTTGTTACGACTTCACCCCAGTCATCAGCCCTGCCTTAGGCGTCCCCCTCCCTTGCGGGTTAGAGTAACGACTTCGGGCATGGCCAACTCCCATGGTGTGACGGGCGGTGTGTACAAGGCCCGGGAACGTATTCACCGCAGTATGCTGACCTGCGATTACTAGCGATTCCGCCTTCATGCAGGCGAGTTGCAGCCTGCAATCTGAACTGAGCCGTGGTTTAAGAGATTAGCTCGCCCTCGCGGGTTGGCAACTCTTTGTCCACAGCATTGTAGTACGTGTGTAGCCCAGGACGTAAGGGGCATGATGACTTGACGTCATCCCCACCTTCCTCCGGTTTGTCACCGGCAGTCTCCCTAGAGTGCCCAACTGAATGCTGGCAACTAAGGACGAGGGTTGCGCTCGTTGCGGGACTTAACCCAACATCTCACGACACGAGCTGACGACAGCCATGCACCACCTGTGTTCGCGTTCCCGAAGGCACTCCCACGTTTCCGCGGGATTCGCGACATGTCAAGCCCTGGTAAGGTTCTTCGCGTTGCATCGAATTAAACCACATACTCCACCGCTTGTGCGGGCCCCCGTCAATTCCTTTGAGTTTCACACTTGCGTGCGTACTCCCCAGGCGGGACACTTAACGCGTTGGCTACGGCACTGCTGGAGTGGATACCAGCAACACCTAGTGTCCATCGTTTACGGCTAGGACTACAGGGGTATCTAATCCCTTTCGCTCCCCTAGCTTTCGTCCATGAGTGTCAGTAACGTCCCAGTAGGGCACTTTCGTCACTGGTGTTCTTCCCGATATCTACGCATTTCACCGCTACACCGGGAATTCCCCCTACCCCTGACGCACTCTAGCGATCCAGTTTCCACCGCCGATCCGAGGTTAAGCCTCGGGCTTTGACGGCAGACTTGGAAAGCCACCTGCGGACGCTTTACGCCCAATAATTCCGGATAACGCTTGCCTCCTCCGTCTTACCGCGGCTGCTGGCACGGAGTTAGCCGAGGCTTATTCCTCAGGTACCGTCATTGTGTTCTTCCCTGAGAAAAGAGGTTTACAACCCAAAGGCCTTCATCCCTCACGCGGTCTTGCTCCGTCAGGCTTTCGCCCATTGCGGAAAATTCCCCACTGCTGCCTCCCGTAGGAGTCTGGGCCGTGTCTCAGTCCCAGTGTGGCTGATCATCCTCTCAGACCAGCTATGGATCGTCGCCTTGGTAGGCCATTACCCCACCAACTAGCTAATCCACCGCGAGCTCATCCTCAGGCCAAAAAAGATTTCACCTTGCGGCATATGGGGTATTAGCGGCCGTTTCCAGCCGTTATCCCCCTCCTGAGGGTAGATTCTCACGTGTTACTCACCCGTCCGCCACTAGCACCGAAGTGCTCGTTCGACTTGCATGTGTTAAGCAGACCGCCAGCGTTCATCCTGAGCCAGGATCAAACTCTCCATTTTGAAGATAGAGAATTTGACTTTTTGCTCTAGTAGGTGTAACCTACATCGAAAATGTACTTACTTGAGTACTTTGACGAGGGTCAACGCTCTGGCTTTCAAACGTTCATTTGTCTAGGTTCAGGACTCGTTTCGGCTGCGCGCCTCATCGAGTGCTTTATCAATCTAACAAGCCTACATAGGCGTGTCAACCCCTTTTTCGAAATTTTTTTCGGATTTTTTTCTGGAATTCGCTGAAGTGCTCTCTACAGGCGGCTTTGGGGGCTAAAAATTTTTTCAGATTTTCGTTGCAGGAGGGTGAGCATGTCACCGTTGGCGCTGCTGGAGGCCTATAGCCGTGCGCATCCGCAGGAAGTATTGCTGGTGGCGGTGCAGGTGGGGGAGCAAGAGCAGGTGGTGTTGATTTTTAAGGGGGTGTCGTCGTCGTTGACGGGAGCGACGGTGCTGGACGCCGATGTTCCCCTTTTGCCGGAGGAGGCGGTGATTGTGACGGTGGATCGGCTGGGCAGTCCCTACAACCCTAGTGCGCCAGTGTATTTGGAGCGGGGAATTCCTTGGGAGGATTTTCAGCGACGGTGCTTGGGCGTAAGCTGATCGACGAAACGTTTGCTTAAGGGATGGTGTTATGGATGTGCTGCTGCGGCGGTTAGATTTGGAGGGCTGGCGAAGTCACAGTAGGGTGGGGCGGCTTTTGGGCTTGCTCCAAGGGTGGCGGGAGAAGAGTTGGCTGGGGCGATGGCTGCCATACTTTGCGGGGCTGTTGGTGGGATTGGTGTTGGTACTGGCGCCGCTGATGCCGTCGGGGATGATTGGGATGCTGCTGGCGGCAGGAGGGGGATGTTGGCTGCTGTGGACCTTGGCCGGGGAACGGGAGGGCCGCTGGTCGGGAGTACACTTGCTGGTGCTGCTGTATTGGGGGATTGCGCTGTTGGCAACGGTGTTGTCGCCGGTTCCTCGGGCGGCAATGGTAGGGTTGGCGAAGCTGACGTTGTACCTACTGTTTTTTGCGCTGGCGGAGCGAGTGATGCGCAATCAGCGGTGGCGATCGTGCGTGCTGACGGTCTATTTGCTGACGGCGTTAATGGTGAGTGTGGAGGGGGTACGGCAGTGGATTTTTGGGGCGGAGCCGTTGGCGACGTGGACGGATCCAGAGTCGGCCTTGGCAAATGTGACACGGGTTTATAGCTTTTTGGGAAATCCAAATTTATTGGCGGGTTATTTGTTGCCGAGTGTGCCGTTGAGTGCGGCGGCGATTGCAGTGTGGCGAGGCTGGCTGCCAAAGCTGTTGGCGGTGGTGATGCTGGGGATGAATACAGCGAGTTTGGTTTTGACGTTTAGCCGTGGCGGCTGGTTGGGGTTGGTTGCAGCAGCGATCGCAGGGGTGGTGTTGCTGGGGATTTGGTTTTGGCCAAGGTTACCGCTGAAATGGCGTCGTTGGGGAGTGCCGACTATGGGGGGGCTGGCGCTTGCTCTCTGTATTGGCACAATTGTGAGCGTGCCGCCGCTGCGGGAGCGTGCCGCGAGTATTTTTGTTGCCAGAGGTGACAGTAGCAATAATTTCCGCATTAATGTTTGGCTGGCAGTGCAGCAGATGATTTGGGCACGGCCTTGGCTGGGAATTGGTCCCGGCAATGTGGCGTTCAACCAAATCTATCCCCTGTATCAAGTAAACGTCCGCTTCACAGCCTTGGGAGCCTATTCAATTTTTCTGGAAATTCTTGTCGAAGTTGGTTTCATTGGCTTTGGTGTCTTTCTCTGGTTATTGGCGGTGCTAGGCGATCGCGCCCGGCGTTGCTTTAAGGAGTTACAGGCAACAGCAAGCCCTCAGGGATTCTGGTTGATGGGCGCGATAGCAGCAATGATTGGGATGCTGACCCATGGGCTGGTGGATACGATTTGGTTCCGCCCAGAGGTAGCCACCCTATGGTGGCTGATGGTGGCGATCGTGGCTAGCTTTACACCCTTGCAGAGCGAAACAGCAAACGGAACTTTTAACAATCGCGATCCTGGGCCATTAAGGTAGGCATGGACTTGCGATCGCTAGCGTG encodes:
- a CDS encoding IctB family putative bicarbonate transporter, with the protein product MDVLLRRLDLEGWRSHSRVGRLLGLLQGWREKSWLGRWLPYFAGLLVGLVLVLAPLMPSGMIGMLLAAGGGCWLLWTLAGEREGRWSGVHLLVLLYWGIALLATVLSPVPRAAMVGLAKLTLYLLFFALAERVMRNQRWRSCVLTVYLLTALMVSVEGVRQWIFGAEPLATWTDPESALANVTRVYSFLGNPNLLAGYLLPSVPLSAAAIAVWRGWLPKLLAVVMLGMNTASLVLTFSRGGWLGLVAAAIAGVVLLGIWFWPRLPLKWRRWGVPTMGGLALALCIGTIVSVPPLRERAASIFVARGDSSNNFRINVWLAVQQMIWARPWLGIGPGNVAFNQIYPLYQVNVRFTALGAYSIFLEILVEVGFIGFGVFLWLLAVLGDRARRCFKELQATASPQGFWLMGAIAAMIGMLTHGLVDTIWFRPEVATLWWLMVAIVASFTPLQSETANGTFNNRDPGPLR